A part of Myxococcales bacterium genomic DNA contains:
- the ftsW gene encoding putative lipid II flippase FtsW yields MFWTRRESQAPTRGTSRAPAKRESRDERAAGNRRIAIELAAPLDARPNERRAAGPVDPIMAAVVIALVGFGVVMVYSASAVHATVTHRDPQFFLKKQVVYATMSLLMMYGVSRIDYHRLYKLTYPVLVGVGTLLTLCVVGFGKSGGGATRWLALGPIHVQPAEMAKLALVTWLAYSLAKKAERVKTFAVGFLPHLLVAGLFMFLCMKQPDFGSAVVLLLLTFTMLFVAGAKLGYILGASILGSAFAVAAIRFSQYRYVRYLAWMNMDQYKHDLAYQPFQSVMSFGSGGTTGLGIGKGLQTLYLPEAHTDFVAAIVGEELGFIGILLLAGAYLLLVVRGVRAALRAPDDYGAYLGFGIATMFAVQALVNLSVALAVLPTKGLTLPFLSYGGSSLLVNAAAAAVLLNISRQGPVEALRQPESGSGLDERGQANADESLTPTLEAL; encoded by the coding sequence ATGTTTTGGACTCGTCGCGAATCGCAAGCGCCAACGCGGGGAACCTCGCGGGCGCCCGCGAAGCGCGAGTCGCGCGACGAAAGAGCCGCCGGCAACCGTCGCATCGCCATCGAGCTTGCGGCCCCCCTCGACGCGCGCCCGAATGAGCGGCGCGCGGCCGGGCCCGTCGACCCCATCATGGCCGCCGTTGTCATCGCGCTCGTCGGCTTCGGCGTGGTGATGGTCTACAGCGCGTCGGCGGTCCACGCGACGGTGACCCACCGGGATCCGCAGTTCTTCCTCAAGAAGCAGGTCGTCTACGCGACCATGTCGCTGCTCATGATGTACGGCGTGAGCCGCATCGACTACCACCGGCTCTACAAGCTGACCTACCCGGTCCTCGTAGGCGTCGGCACGCTGCTCACGCTCTGCGTCGTGGGCTTCGGTAAGAGCGGTGGCGGCGCCACCCGCTGGCTCGCGCTCGGTCCCATCCACGTGCAGCCGGCGGAGATGGCGAAGCTCGCGCTGGTGACGTGGCTGGCGTATTCGCTCGCGAAGAAGGCCGAACGCGTCAAGACGTTCGCCGTCGGCTTCTTGCCGCACCTCTTGGTCGCCGGGCTCTTCATGTTCCTTTGCATGAAGCAGCCGGACTTCGGGAGCGCTGTCGTGCTCCTCCTCTTGACGTTCACCATGCTCTTCGTGGCAGGCGCCAAGCTCGGCTACATCTTGGGCGCGTCGATCCTCGGGAGCGCGTTCGCGGTCGCGGCCATTCGATTCAGCCAGTACCGCTACGTCCGGTACCTCGCGTGGATGAACATGGATCAGTACAAGCACGACCTCGCCTACCAGCCGTTCCAATCGGTGATGTCGTTCGGCTCCGGTGGCACGACGGGCCTCGGAATCGGAAAAGGGCTCCAGACGTTGTACTTGCCGGAGGCGCACACTGACTTCGTCGCCGCCATCGTGGGAGAGGAACTTGGCTTCATCGGGATCTTGCTCCTCGCCGGCGCCTACCTGCTGCTCGTGGTGCGCGGCGTGCGCGCCGCGCTTCGCGCACCGGACGACTACGGCGCGTACCTTGGGTTTGGCATCGCCACGATGTTCGCGGTGCAGGCCCTCGTGAACCTGTCGGTCGCGTTGGCCGTTCTGCCGACGAAGGGACTGACCTTGCCGTTCTTGAGCTACGGTGGGTCCTCTCTCTTGGTGAACGCGGCGGCGGCCGCCGTGTTGCTCAACATCTCGCGGCAGGGCCCCGTCGAGGCGCTTCGTCAGCCCGAGTCCGGCAGCGGGCTCGACGAGCGGGGCCAAGCGAACGCCGACGAGTCGCTCACGCCGACGTTGGAGGCGCTGTGA
- the murD gene encoding UDP-N-acetylmuramoyl-L-alanine--D-glutamate ligase: MLKGKRVVVVGLGLSGVAAGRLCLKRGARVVGVDRKALAELGAAAAQFVADGGEVAADSERDRLVDEADVVIVSPGVPPFAALSDAERRGAAIWSEVELATRELARPAPIVAVGGTNGKSTTTSLLGELFIAAGMKTFVGGNLGEPLSLHVDELWDVVVLEVSSFQMERVDTFHARAAILLNVTPDHLDRYDSFHSYAAAKGNAFRRQGPADLAVVPFGDEICLHQARRGGARLTTFGAGGDIDVTAEAIVVRATAETFAPDEIALTGAHNAQNVAAALAVAFDMGVSSKAARQVLASFSGLAHRMAFVRAVGGVRYYDDSKGTNVGASVTALLGVPEPKAVLIAGGVDKGGSYAPLAEALSQKGRAVVLMGQAAPLLAAAIGQRVPVHQVASMNDAVKKAQELAQPGDCVLLSPACSSFDMFRDYKDRGDAFVRAVKGLGG, translated from the coding sequence GTGCTGAAGGGAAAACGTGTCGTTGTCGTCGGCTTGGGACTAAGCGGGGTAGCGGCAGGGCGTCTCTGCCTGAAGCGCGGCGCCCGCGTCGTTGGCGTCGATCGGAAGGCCCTCGCCGAGCTCGGCGCTGCCGCCGCCCAGTTTGTGGCCGACGGGGGCGAAGTCGCGGCGGACTCGGAGCGCGACCGGCTCGTCGATGAGGCCGACGTCGTCATCGTGTCGCCGGGGGTTCCGCCGTTCGCGGCGTTGAGTGATGCCGAGCGCCGCGGCGCCGCCATTTGGAGCGAGGTCGAGCTGGCCACGCGCGAGCTCGCGAGGCCTGCTCCCATCGTGGCTGTCGGTGGGACCAATGGAAAGAGCACGACGACGAGCCTCCTGGGCGAGCTCTTCATCGCTGCCGGAATGAAGACCTTCGTGGGCGGCAACCTTGGTGAGCCGCTCTCGCTCCACGTCGACGAACTGTGGGACGTGGTCGTGCTGGAGGTCTCGAGCTTCCAGATGGAGCGCGTCGACACGTTCCACGCGCGCGCGGCGATCTTGCTCAACGTCACGCCCGATCATCTCGACCGGTACGACAGCTTTCACAGCTACGCGGCGGCGAAGGGGAACGCCTTTCGCCGACAAGGGCCCGCCGACCTCGCCGTCGTTCCCTTCGGCGATGAAATATGCCTCCATCAGGCGCGCCGCGGGGGCGCCCGTCTCACCACCTTCGGAGCCGGCGGCGACATCGACGTCACGGCGGAGGCCATCGTCGTCAGGGCGACGGCAGAGACCTTCGCGCCCGACGAGATTGCCCTGACGGGCGCGCACAACGCGCAGAACGTCGCCGCGGCCCTCGCCGTCGCCTTCGACATGGGCGTCTCTTCAAAGGCCGCGCGCCAGGTGCTCGCGTCTTTTTCAGGGCTCGCGCACCGCATGGCCTTCGTGCGCGCCGTCGGCGGCGTCCGCTACTACGACGACTCGAAGGGCACCAACGTCGGCGCGTCGGTCACGGCGCTCTTGGGCGTCCCGGAGCCGAAGGCCGTCCTCATCGCCGGCGGCGTCGACAAGGGCGGGAGTTACGCGCCCCTCGCCGAGGCGCTCTCGCAGAAGGGCAGGGCGGTGGTCCTCATGGGGCAGGCGGCGCCGCTTCTGGCGGCGGCCATCGGCCAGCGAGTGCCCGTCCACCAGGTCGCGTCGATGAACGACGCGGTGAAGAAGGCTCAGGAGTTGGCCCAGCCCGGCGATTGTGTGCTTCTTTCTCCTGCCTGCTCCAGTTTCGACATGTTCCGTGACTACAAGGACCGCGGCGACGCCTTTGTTCGCGCGGTGAAGGGCCTCGGTGGATGA
- a CDS encoding UDP-N-acetylglucosamine--N-acetylmuramyl-(pentapeptide) pyrophosphoryl-undecaprenol N-acetylglucosamine transferase, producing the protein MSGAAKERAADSERPTVLIAGGGTGGHVFPALAVADALTRIADVRVVFVGTERGLEARVIPERGYALETLHVEPMKGGGAFRFLRGGAVAGAAAVRAAGLLRRVRPRVVLSVGGYAAGPVSLAAAAMRIPVTLLEPNAVMGFANRVLAPACRRAYVAWLSAAGASTPRGAVRAFGVPLREGFEASPYEVRGQAGASVRVLVLGGSQGAQAINERLPDAIRARSGSTPLSASCIKRAASARPTFEPLTSARARRT; encoded by the coding sequence GTGAGCGGCGCCGCGAAAGAGCGCGCCGCTGACAGTGAGCGGCCCACGGTCCTTATCGCCGGCGGCGGCACCGGCGGTCACGTCTTTCCAGCCCTCGCCGTGGCCGACGCGCTGACGCGCATCGCCGACGTTCGCGTCGTCTTCGTCGGCACCGAGCGCGGCCTCGAAGCCCGCGTGATCCCCGAGCGCGGCTACGCCCTCGAGACGCTGCACGTGGAGCCCATGAAGGGTGGCGGCGCGTTCCGCTTTCTTCGTGGCGGCGCCGTCGCAGGCGCTGCCGCCGTGCGCGCGGCGGGCCTCTTGCGCCGGGTCCGGCCCCGCGTGGTCCTCAGCGTGGGCGGCTACGCCGCGGGCCCCGTGTCCTTGGCCGCCGCCGCGATGCGCATCCCCGTCACGCTGCTCGAGCCGAACGCGGTCATGGGATTTGCGAACCGCGTCCTCGCTCCCGCCTGTCGGCGGGCATACGTGGCCTGGCTCTCGGCGGCGGGCGCATCCACGCCGCGCGGCGCGGTGCGCGCCTTTGGTGTGCCCCTGCGCGAGGGCTTCGAGGCGTCGCCCTACGAGGTTCGGGGGCAAGCCGGCGCCTCGGTGCGGGTGCTGGTGCTCGGCGGCAGCCAGGGCGCGCAGGCCATCAACGAGCGACTCCCCGACGCCATCCGCGCGCGCAGCGGGTCCACCCCGCTCTCAGCGTCGTGCATCAAACGGGCCGCGAGCGCGAGGCCGACGTTCGAGCCGCTTACGAGCGCGAGGGCGCGAAGAACGTAA
- a CDS encoding UDP-N-acetylmuramate--L-alanine ligase, whose amino-acid sequence MFRGRVRHVHFVGIGGIGMSGLAEILRTMDFDVSGSDLKENDITRRLVTMGVTFQSGHAAANVRGADVIVYSTAIKSDNPELVEARALDIPAISRGEMLAELMRVKYCVTIAGSHGKTTTTSLVSTVLRAAGLDPTVVVGGKVNALGSNARLGAGDLFVAEADESDGSFLRLTPTIAVVTNIDAEHLDHYGTHEAVKEAFVQFANKTPFYGLCVLCHDHPHVQELLPRINRRHVTYGMARQADYRARDLAFEGLSTRFTVTRRGESLGEFTVRMPGAHNVQNALAVIAVADELEVPLNVTREAIASFHGVQRRFTVLGTVPIARDGKRGDVMIVDDYGHHPAEVAATLAAAQSGFDRRVVVAFQPHRYTRTAALFEDFTRSFNGADVLVVTDVYPAGEAPIEGASGESLSNAIRAHGHHAVTFVRDKKQVSAKLREIVRPGDLVIALGAGDINQSARELLSVLEAEGKAP is encoded by the coding sequence ATGTTTCGAGGTCGGGTAAGGCACGTTCACTTCGTCGGCATCGGCGGCATCGGCATGAGCGGTCTCGCGGAGATCCTTCGCACGATGGACTTCGACGTGTCTGGCTCCGATCTGAAAGAGAACGACATCACGCGGCGCCTCGTGACCATGGGCGTGACCTTCCAGTCGGGCCACGCCGCCGCGAACGTCCGCGGCGCCGACGTCATCGTCTACTCGACGGCCATCAAGTCCGACAATCCTGAGCTCGTGGAGGCGCGCGCCCTCGACATCCCCGCCATCTCCCGCGGCGAGATGCTCGCCGAGCTCATGCGGGTCAAGTACTGCGTGACCATCGCCGGCTCGCACGGCAAGACAACGACGACATCGCTCGTGTCCACAGTCCTCCGCGCCGCGGGGCTCGACCCAACGGTCGTGGTCGGCGGCAAGGTCAACGCCCTCGGCTCCAACGCGCGCCTCGGCGCCGGTGATCTCTTTGTGGCCGAAGCCGACGAGAGCGACGGCTCGTTCTTGCGCCTCACGCCCACCATCGCCGTTGTCACAAACATCGACGCCGAGCACCTCGACCACTACGGAACCCACGAGGCCGTAAAAGAAGCGTTCGTGCAGTTCGCCAACAAGACCCCGTTCTACGGCCTCTGCGTCCTCTGCCACGATCACCCTCACGTTCAGGAGCTCCTGCCGCGGATCAACCGGCGTCACGTCACCTACGGCATGGCGCGACAGGCCGACTACCGCGCCCGCGATCTCGCCTTCGAAGGCCTCTCGACGCGCTTCACGGTCACGCGCCGCGGCGAGTCGCTCGGAGAGTTCACTGTGCGGATGCCGGGCGCGCACAACGTTCAGAACGCCCTCGCCGTCATCGCCGTCGCCGACGAGCTGGAGGTGCCGCTCAACGTGACACGGGAGGCCATCGCGTCGTTCCACGGCGTCCAGCGGCGCTTTACGGTGCTCGGAACCGTGCCCATCGCGCGTGACGGCAAGCGCGGCGACGTGATGATCGTTGACGACTACGGGCACCATCCGGCGGAGGTGGCGGCCACCTTGGCGGCGGCCCAGTCCGGCTTCGACCGCCGCGTCGTCGTCGCCTTTCAGCCGCACCGCTACACGCGCACGGCGGCGCTCTTCGAAGACTTCACGCGCTCCTTCAACGGCGCCGACGTCCTCGTCGTGACCGACGTTTACCCGGCCGGCGAAGCGCCCATCGAGGGCGCGTCAGGCGAATCGCTCTCGAACGCGATTCGCGCGCACGGCCACCACGCCGTCACCTTCGTGCGCGACAAGAAGCAGGTCTCGGCGAAGCTCCGTGAGATCGTGCGCCCCGGCGACTTGGTCATCGCGCTCGGCGCCGGTGACATCAATCAGAGCGCGCGTGAGCTCCTGAGCGTCCTCGAAGCCGAGGGCAAGGCGCCGTGA
- a CDS encoding chemotaxis protein CheB — protein MDRQKLRVVVIDDSRTYREVLKLLLQADGDIEVVGEASDGDEGIEVVLARKPDLVTMDIEMPGLDGLSAIKRIMAELPVPILVVTGRPSNRSTMLFQALEIGALDLVVKPSIVERESAVAFRNVVRRLAGTAVGPRSMSLAPPDAEAEATEASTRREAKMVGIVGSTGGPQATLHILRQLSASFPLPIAIVQHLPPGFEDAYARFLAQSTTLAVEVVRDSVVPTAGTVWLANSSHHLICEAGGKLATTSEPPEGPRPSADVLFRSMADIFGDGAVGIILSGAGTDGVEGLRELRARGALTIAEHERSALANEGPRRAVAEGVIERTMSPQLIGSALVALAYPQERLPTLPPPDG, from the coding sequence GTGGATCGTCAGAAGCTGAGGGTCGTCGTCATCGACGACTCGCGCACGTATCGCGAAGTTCTGAAGCTCTTGCTGCAGGCCGACGGTGACATCGAGGTCGTCGGCGAAGCTTCCGACGGCGATGAAGGCATCGAGGTGGTGCTCGCGCGCAAGCCGGATCTCGTCACGATGGACATCGAGATGCCCGGCCTCGACGGACTCAGCGCCATCAAGCGCATCATGGCGGAGCTGCCGGTCCCGATCCTCGTGGTAACGGGGCGCCCGTCGAATCGCTCGACGATGCTCTTTCAAGCGCTGGAGATCGGCGCACTCGACTTGGTGGTTAAGCCTTCCATCGTGGAGCGTGAGAGCGCCGTCGCGTTCCGCAACGTGGTGCGCCGCCTCGCCGGTACAGCCGTCGGGCCCCGGTCGATGTCGCTCGCGCCGCCCGATGCCGAGGCCGAAGCGACCGAAGCGTCGACGCGACGTGAAGCGAAGATGGTGGGCATCGTCGGGTCGACGGGCGGCCCGCAGGCAACGCTGCACATTCTCCGGCAGCTGAGCGCGAGCTTCCCGTTGCCCATCGCCATCGTTCAACACCTGCCCCCGGGCTTTGAGGACGCGTACGCGCGCTTCCTCGCGCAGTCCACGACGTTGGCCGTCGAGGTCGTGCGCGACTCGGTCGTGCCCACGGCGGGCACGGTATGGCTCGCGAACTCCTCGCACCACTTGATCTGCGAGGCGGGCGGCAAGCTGGCGACGACGAGCGAGCCGCCCGAGGGGCCGCGCCCGAGCGCCGACGTGCTCTTTCGCTCCATGGCCGACATCTTTGGCGATGGGGCCGTCGGGATCATCCTGAGCGGCGCAGGCACCGACGGCGTCGAGGGCCTCCGTGAGCTCCGCGCGCGGGGCGCCCTCACCATCGCCGAGCACGAGCGCTCCGCGCTCGCCAACGAGGGGCCGCGACGCGCCGTCGCCGAGGGCGTCATCGAGCGCACGATGTCGCCGCAGCTCATCGGGAGCGCCCTCGTCGCGCTCGCATACCCGCAAGAGCGTCTGCCCACGTTGCCCCCTCCCGACGGTTGA
- the ftsA gene encoding cell division protein FtsA, whose product MSNAHGEIVVGLDIGTTKVCAVVGEVGEDGITILGVGSVPCRGLRKGIVLNIDWTVRSIKDAIESVQTMAGVEIRTVYAGVAGSHIRSQSSDGVAAIGGGEVTRADVERVLEGARAIPVDADRQILHVLPREFIVDTQDGIRDPIGMSGVRLGVKVNLVTAATTCVQNVIRCAERCNLAVADVVLEPVASAEAILSDDEKEIGVAVVDIGGGTTDILIFVDGGVAHASVIPVGGNNITNDIAAGLRTPMAEADRLKRLSGCALGRMVSDEDEIEVPGVGGHPPRRAARRVLSDIIEPRVEEIFAVVRKRIEDTGLLEQLSAGVVLTGGAVLLEGMPEFAEEILGMPVRIGYPSGVKGLTQLVQGPQYATGVGLVKYGAHMIAEATARENAPTHSTTRLSVQGRSSVADKEAAPAQKAEKSGFWEWIRQAF is encoded by the coding sequence ATGAGCAACGCGCACGGTGAAATCGTCGTCGGTCTCGACATTGGAACCACCAAGGTTTGCGCCGTCGTCGGCGAAGTGGGGGAAGACGGCATCACGATCCTCGGGGTCGGGTCCGTTCCCTGTCGTGGCCTCCGCAAGGGCATCGTCTTGAACATCGACTGGACCGTCCGCTCGATCAAGGACGCCATCGAGAGCGTCCAGACGATGGCCGGCGTCGAGATTCGCACCGTGTACGCCGGCGTCGCCGGGAGCCACATCCGCTCGCAGTCGTCGGACGGTGTCGCGGCCATCGGCGGCGGTGAGGTCACCCGCGCCGACGTCGAGCGTGTCCTCGAGGGCGCCCGAGCCATCCCCGTCGACGCGGATCGCCAGATTCTCCACGTCCTGCCCCGCGAGTTCATCGTCGACACCCAAGACGGCATTCGCGATCCCATCGGGATGAGCGGCGTCCGCCTCGGCGTAAAGGTGAACCTCGTGACCGCTGCGACGACTTGCGTTCAAAACGTGATCCGCTGCGCCGAGCGCTGCAACCTGGCCGTCGCCGACGTAGTCTTGGAGCCCGTCGCGAGCGCCGAGGCGATCCTCTCCGACGACGAGAAGGAGATCGGCGTCGCCGTCGTGGACATCGGCGGCGGCACCACCGACATCCTCATCTTCGTCGACGGCGGCGTCGCCCACGCGAGCGTGATCCCCGTCGGCGGCAACAACATCACCAACGACATCGCCGCGGGCCTCCGCACGCCGATGGCGGAGGCGGACCGGTTGAAGCGCCTCTCGGGCTGCGCCCTGGGCCGCATGGTCTCCGACGAGGACGAGATCGAGGTCCCCGGCGTCGGCGGTCATCCGCCGCGCAGGGCCGCACGCCGTGTTCTCTCGGACATCATCGAGCCGCGCGTCGAAGAGATCTTCGCCGTCGTCCGCAAGCGCATCGAAGACACGGGGCTCCTGGAGCAGCTCTCGGCGGGCGTCGTCCTCACGGGCGGAGCGGTCCTGCTCGAAGGCATGCCGGAGTTCGCCGAGGAGATCCTCGGGATGCCGGTCCGCATCGGCTACCCCTCGGGCGTCAAAGGCCTCACGCAGCTCGTGCAAGGGCCGCAATACGCGACGGGCGTCGGCCTCGTGAAATACGGAGCGCACATGATCGCGGAGGCGACGGCGCGCGAGAACGCACCGACCCACAGCACCACGCGGCTCTCGGTCCAGGGCCGTAGTTCGGTCGCCGACAAGGAAGCGGCACCGGCGCAGAAGGCGGAAAAGTCCGGCTTCTGGGAGTGGATCCGTCAGGCCTTTTGA
- a CDS encoding cytochrome P450 — protein MLAAPRVPGLPLVGNLLEMRRDLIGFLVGVAKREGDAAWSKQGLFDLLVVSSPELMHEVLVEKSDAFVKSYALSVFARPMLGDGLLTSEHDAHKEQRRRLAPAFAHRRVAAYADVMANFAEKAAARMLLTKELDVADEMMRMTLDIVAKALFDANLEGDAEAIGEALTLAMRHMIRTLMSVVPIPPRVPTPRNIMGLRLVAKLDEVVYRIIEARRRDPVDRGDVLSILLAPFEDGGAMSDREIRDHVMTLLLAGHETTANALSWSLAELAQAPRVRSQMEAEVDLLGGRTPTFDDLKALPSCLAVLKESMRLHPPVFVMGRIAERSVTVGGHAVKKGQIVLLNVVGMHRREDLFERADAFEPDRFSAAREAALRRHAYLPFGAGPRVCIGNQFALLEGQIALAVFASRLRLDLTEPFPSNEPLITLRPKGGLPMRATPRVTPS, from the coding sequence ATGCTTGCAGCTCCGCGCGTTCCCGGACTCCCGCTCGTCGGCAACCTCCTCGAGATGCGCCGCGATCTCATTGGCTTCCTCGTTGGCGTGGCAAAGCGAGAGGGCGACGCCGCGTGGTCGAAACAAGGCCTCTTCGACCTTCTTGTGGTCTCGAGTCCGGAGCTCATGCATGAGGTGCTCGTCGAAAAGTCCGACGCCTTCGTCAAAAGCTACGCCCTAAGCGTGTTCGCGCGGCCCATGCTCGGTGATGGCCTCCTCACAAGCGAACACGACGCGCACAAGGAGCAGCGACGGCGCCTCGCGCCCGCCTTCGCGCACCGACGCGTCGCGGCCTACGCCGACGTCATGGCGAACTTCGCCGAGAAGGCTGCGGCGCGAATGCTGCTCACCAAGGAGCTCGATGTCGCTGATGAGATGATGCGGATGACACTCGACATCGTGGCCAAGGCGCTCTTCGACGCGAACCTTGAGGGAGATGCGGAGGCCATTGGCGAGGCGTTGACCTTGGCCATGCGCCACATGATCCGCACGCTCATGAGCGTGGTGCCGATCCCGCCGCGGGTTCCGACGCCGCGAAACATCATGGGCCTGAGGCTCGTGGCCAAGCTCGACGAAGTCGTCTATCGCATCATTGAGGCTAGGCGACGTGACCCAGTCGACCGGGGCGACGTGCTCTCCATCCTGCTGGCGCCCTTCGAAGACGGCGGTGCCATGAGCGATCGCGAGATCAGGGACCACGTGATGACCTTGCTCTTGGCGGGGCACGAGACGACGGCCAATGCGCTCTCGTGGTCCCTGGCGGAGTTGGCCCAGGCGCCTCGCGTGCGGAGCCAGATGGAAGCCGAGGTCGACCTCCTCGGCGGCCGCACCCCAACCTTCGACGATCTCAAGGCGCTGCCGTCATGCCTCGCCGTTCTGAAGGAGTCGATGCGACTTCACCCGCCGGTGTTCGTGATGGGCCGCATCGCGGAGCGTTCGGTGACTGTGGGCGGCCACGCCGTCAAGAAGGGACAGATCGTCCTGCTAAACGTCGTGGGCATGCATCGCCGAGAGGACCTCTTCGAGCGCGCTGACGCGTTCGAGCCGGACCGATTTTCCGCGGCGCGCGAAGCAGCGCTGCGGCGCCATGCCTACCTTCCTTTCGGCGCCGGACCGCGCGTGTGCATCGGGAATCAGTTTGCGCTCTTGGAGGGTCAGATCGCGCTCGCGGTCTTCGCATCACGGCTGCGCCTTGACCTCACGGAGCCGTTCCCCTCGAACGAGCCGCTCATTACGCTGCGACCGAAGGGCGGACTGCCGATGCGCGCGACGCCGCGGGTGACGCCCTCGTAG
- a CDS encoding prolyl oligopeptidase family serine peptidase: protein MALRTPRGVCVLLLLALGCSSEGAESGAAASSGASPPAGSVAAPPAATGGTTPAPAPASSAAPSSTASGCEGMSGTAPGNSIVSLSHGGTTRTSRLHVPPSYDPKKPAMLVLNFHGLMETAALQESITKMIASSDKHGFVVAHPEGISQSWNTGMCCGGAAQNKVDDVGFVKALLGELQSKVCVDKKRIYATGMSNGGHMSYRLACQMSDVFAAVAPVAGQLLEPTCVPVRPIPILEIHGTSDTIVSYTGGAYRSTEASLGVFRKQYGCGSQAPSTTSSKGDTTCVTYPGCSAEVSHCKVDGGGHTWPGGLPMVFLGKTSTDLDATEAIAAFFEKNPMP from the coding sequence ATGGCTCTCCGTACCCCGCGCGGCGTGTGCGTGTTGTTGCTCCTGGCCCTAGGCTGCTCCAGTGAAGGCGCGGAGTCCGGCGCCGCCGCGTCGTCGGGCGCGAGCCCGCCTGCGGGCAGCGTCGCCGCACCTCCCGCTGCAACCGGGGGCACGACGCCTGCGCCTGCGCCCGCTTCGTCGGCCGCGCCGTCGTCGACGGCGAGTGGCTGCGAGGGCATGTCGGGCACGGCCCCGGGCAACAGCATCGTGTCGCTCTCCCACGGCGGCACCACGCGCACGAGCCGGCTCCACGTGCCTCCGAGCTACGACCCGAAGAAGCCCGCCATGCTCGTCTTGAACTTCCACGGGCTCATGGAGACGGCAGCGCTTCAGGAGTCGATCACCAAGATGATCGCATCGTCCGACAAGCACGGCTTCGTCGTCGCCCACCCGGAAGGGATCTCCCAAAGCTGGAACACGGGCATGTGTTGCGGAGGCGCCGCGCAGAACAAGGTCGACGATGTGGGCTTCGTCAAGGCACTTCTCGGCGAGCTCCAGTCCAAGGTATGCGTCGACAAGAAGCGCATCTACGCGACGGGCATGTCCAACGGCGGCCACATGTCGTATCGACTCGCGTGCCAGATGAGCGACGTGTTTGCGGCGGTTGCGCCCGTTGCCGGTCAACTCCTCGAGCCGACGTGTGTTCCCGTTCGGCCGATCCCGATCCTCGAAATCCACGGTACGAGCGACACCATCGTGTCCTACACCGGTGGCGCGTACCGGAGCACCGAGGCGTCGCTCGGCGTCTTCCGGAAGCAATACGGCTGCGGCTCACAGGCGCCGTCGACCACCTCGAGCAAGGGCGACACGACCTGCGTCACGTACCCCGGTTGTTCGGCCGAGGTCTCCCATTGCAAGGTCGACGGTGGCGGTCACACGTGGCCCGGTGGGCTCCCCATGGTGTTCTTGGGCAAGACGAGCACCGATCTCGACGCCACGGAGGCCATCGCGGCGTTCTTCGAGAAGAACCCGATGCCTTGA
- a CDS encoding FtsQ-type POTRA domain-containing protein → MIPSNRRVAKPQLPPDVLGDEFEESEPLTVSEPPSVAPPPAAAPPSRFLVGFMAVIRVVLSVLLVVSVAGGLAWSTRRYVRESPRFALTNVAVSGNHHRSEAEILERAGLALGQNVFALDLADVKEKLSSDPWLREVTLSRRLPGTVLVHVIEREPAALVGIGDTVYLAARDGEIWKRLEASDPVDMPIVTGLRADAVLEDRDGVVLEIKRALDLVAEYGETSLSAKAPLQQAHVGDDGAMTLVVGKSGLSLSLGKPPYRRRLEQAVRVVAELERRMGPRALTEKADSIMLDSDARPDRVVVRMR, encoded by the coding sequence GTGATTCCGTCGAACCGTCGCGTCGCAAAGCCGCAGCTGCCGCCGGACGTGCTCGGCGACGAGTTCGAAGAATCGGAGCCGCTCACCGTGAGCGAACCGCCGTCCGTTGCGCCCCCGCCGGCGGCGGCGCCACCGAGCCGATTCCTCGTCGGCTTCATGGCGGTCATCCGCGTCGTGCTAAGCGTGCTCCTCGTCGTATCGGTGGCCGGTGGCCTGGCTTGGTCGACGCGCCGCTACGTCCGCGAGAGCCCGCGCTTCGCCCTCACCAACGTTGCGGTGTCGGGGAACCACCACCGGAGCGAGGCCGAGATCCTCGAGCGCGCCGGCCTCGCCCTCGGGCAGAACGTCTTCGCGCTCGATTTGGCCGACGTGAAGGAGAAGCTCTCGAGCGACCCGTGGCTCCGTGAAGTGACGCTGTCGCGTCGTCTACCGGGCACGGTCCTCGTGCACGTCATTGAGCGCGAGCCCGCGGCTCTCGTGGGCATCGGCGACACGGTGTACCTCGCCGCGCGCGACGGCGAGATCTGGAAGCGCCTCGAAGCGAGCGACCCCGTCGACATGCCGATCGTGACGGGCCTGCGCGCCGACGCGGTGCTTGAGGACCGCGACGGCGTGGTGCTCGAGATCAAGCGGGCCCTCGACCTGGTCGCGGAGTACGGCGAGACGTCGCTGTCGGCGAAGGCGCCGCTCCAGCAGGCCCACGTGGGCGATGACGGCGCCATGACGCTCGTGGTCGGCAAGTCGGGCTTGTCGCTCTCGCTCGGCAAGCCGCCCTACCGGCGTCGCCTGGAGCAAGCGGTGCGCGTGGTCGCGGAGCTCGAGCGCCGCATGGGGCCGCGCGCGCTCACGGAGAAGGCCGACAGCATCATGCTCGACAGCGACGCGAGGCCCGACCGAGTCGTCGTGCGCATGCGCTGA